Proteins from a single region of Candidatus Cloacimonadota bacterium:
- a CDS encoding DUF1819 family protein, with product VTISDFNLYYNTKAELHEKLAGIAEGSRKKLQTNLFRMLVSSGITDSEMKLRLLIVSPRVRELIIKEGVLTPAIFPSVVMGY from the coding sequence GGTCACTATCTCTGACTTCAATCTCTATTACAACACCAAGGCAGAACTCCACGAAAAATTGGCAGGCATCGCTGAGGGAAGCAGAAAAAAGCTTCAGACCAATCTATTCAGAATGCTGGTTAGCTCTGGGATCACTGATTCGGAGATGAAACTGCGGCTGTTGATCGTGAGTCCCAGAGTGCGAGAACTGATCATCAAGGAAGGGGTTCTTACTCCTGCTATCTTTCCTTCTGTGGTAATGGGTTACTGA